The following coding sequences are from one Salvia hispanica cultivar TCC Black 2014 chromosome 3, UniMelb_Shisp_WGS_1.0, whole genome shotgun sequence window:
- the LOC125213369 gene encoding IST1-like protein has protein sequence MGKRLNALLGRSSSASKKLRTVANLAVSRIAILRNLHGVRCSQARSDVIQLLHQQPHQHHALVRVEQVIKEQNSLDALVMIEMCCHILKESTEIITNSRECPDEVKEAVSSLIFAASRTGEFPELQEIRRIFTSKYGKDFAYSAVELRNGCRVYPKLVEGLSTERASMETRQNLLKQIAKENGITLELSRNIDLQEESEDLKDIPMKDDYHEVAPAAGDAIDSDGAVAAGDAFDSDDDGFNAMCGSDDEEIIENLNVYNVQTNAEMSEDKVFDAQVNGKTIHDDTP, from the exons ATGGGAAAGCGGTTGAATGCTCTGCTGGGAAGAAGCTCCAGCGCCTCGAAGAAGCTAAGGACAGTGGCAAATCTCGCAGTCTCTAGAATCGCAATTCTCAGAAACCTTCATGGCGTGAGATGCAGCCAAGCAAGATCCGATGTGATTCAGCTGCTGCACCAACAACCTCATCAACACCATGCTCTCGTTCGA GTTGAGCAAGTGATCAAGGAGCAAAATTCACTGGATGCACTGGTTATGATAGAGATGTGCTGCCATATATTGAAGGAGAGCACTGAGATTATCACAAACAGCAG GGAGTGTCCTGATGAGGTGAAGGAGGCGGTATCGAGCTTGATCTTTGCTGCTTCGAGAACTGGAGAGTTCCCAGAGCTGCAAGAGATTCGCCGCATCTTCACTTCCAAATATGGCAAAGACTTTGCATACAGTGCTGTGGAATTAAGAAATGGCTGCAGAGTTTATCCTAAG TTGGTAGAGGGATTATCGACAGAGAGAGCGAGCATGGAGACCAGACAAAATCTGCTTAAGCAAATTGCGAAAGAAAATGGGATCACTCTAGAATTGAGCAGAAACATTGATCTGCAAGAAGAGAGTGAAGATTTAAAAGATATTCCCATGAAAGATGATTACCATGAGGTAGCACCAGCAGCTGGAGATGCAATCGACTCAGATGGCGCTGTTGCAGCTGGAGATGCATTCGACTCAGATGATGATGGCTTCAATGCAATGTGCGGATcagatgatgaagaaataatagAAAATCTAAATGTATATAATGTGCAAACCAATGCCGAAATGTCAGAGGACAAAGTTTTTGATGCACAAGTGAATGGAAAAACAATACATGATGATACACCTTAA